DNA from Pelobacter propionicus DSM 2379:
GCCCAGGCCTTCATCATCGGCGCCAACGACCAGCTCTTCACGAGCGACCAGTACCGCAACCTGATCATCGCCTACAAGAACAATAGCCCGCTGCGCCTCTGCGATGTGGCCGAGGTGAGCGACGACGTGGAGGACACAAACCAGGCTGCCTGGATGAACGGAGAACCGGCCGTGATCGTCAACATCCAGCGCCAGCCCGGCGCCAACGTGATCGAAGCGGTGGACCGCATCAAGAAGCTGCTGCCGCAACTACGGGGGGCGCTTCCCGCAGCGGTCAAGGTCTCGGTGCTCACCGACCGCACCAGCACCATCCGCGCCTCGGTGCGCGACGTGCAGCATGAGATGCTGCTGGCGGTGGCCCTGGTGGTCATGGTTATCTTCCTCTTCCTGCGCAACCTGCCGGCCACCGCTATACCGGGCGTGGCGGTGCCGCTCTCCCTGGTGGGGAGCTTCGGGGTGATGTACCTGCTGGGCTTCAGTCTGAACAACCTGAGCCTGATGGCCCTGACCATCTCCACCGGCTTCGTGGTGGACGATGCCATCGTCATGATCGAGAACATCTCCCGCTACGTGGAGGAGGGGGAAACGCCGCTCCAGGCCGCGTTGAAGGGATCCAAACAGATCGGCTTCACCATCCTCTCCCTGACCCTGTCCCTGATCGCCGTACTGATACCGCTGCTGTTCATGGGCGATGTGGTCGGGCGACTGTTCCGCGAATTCGCCGTCACCCTGGGGGTGACCATCCTGATCTCGGCGCTGGTCTCCCTGACCCTGACCCCCATGATGTGCAGCCGGATGCTGAAGCATGTCCCCGAGGAGAAACAGGGGCGCTTCTACCACGCCTCCGGAGCCCTGCTGGAGCGGATCATCCGGCGCTACGGGACCAGCCTGAACTGGGTGCTGGAGCACCAGTCCGCCACCCTGGCCGTGGCCGTAGGAACGCTGCTCTTGACCGTGTTGCTCTACCTCCTGGTGCCCAAGGGCTTCTTCCCGACCCAGGACACCGGCGCCATCCAGGGCATATCCGAGGCATCCCAGAGCGTCTCCTTCTCCGCCATGGCCCGACGTCAGCAGGAGCTGGCGCGGGTCATCCTGAACGACCCGGCCGTGGAGAGCCTGTCATCGTTCATCGGCGTGGACGGTGTCAACAGCTCCCTCAACAGCGGGCGCATCCTGATCAACCTCAAGCCGCTGGGAGAGCGGGACGCCTCGGCCAGCCAGGTCATCGCCCGCCTGCGGCCGGAACTGGCCAGGGTTGCCGGCATCACGCTCTTCATGCAGCCAGTGCAGGACCTGTCCGTGGACGCCAGGGTCAGCCGGACCCAGTACCAGTACACCCTGGAGAATCCCAATTCCCAGGAACTGTCCGCCTGGGCGCCCAGGATCATGGAGCGCCTGGGGAGCCTGACTGAACTGCGCGACCTGGGCAGCGACCAGCAGGAGCGGGGCTTACGGGTATCCCTGGACATCGATAGGCCTACAGCAGCCCGTTTCGGCATCACTCCCCAGCAGATCGACGACACGCTCTACAACGCCTTCGGTCAGCGCCAGATCTCCACCATCTTCACCGAGCTGAACCAGTACCGGGTCATCCTGGCGGTAAAGCCGGAGTTCAGCAGCGGTCCCGACCAGCTGCGCTCGCTCTACCTGCGGGGAACCGGCGGCGCACGGGTGCCGCTCTCGGCCATCAGCCGGGTCAGCGAGACCACCGGGGCGCTGGTGATCAACCGGCTGGGGCAGTTCCCGGCCGTGACCGCATCCTTCAACCTGGCACCGGGCAGGTCACTGGGCCAGGCGGTGACGGCCATCGAAAACGCCACCCGCGGCATGGGGATGCCAGCCAGCATCAGGGGGAGTTTCCAGGGGACCGCCCAGGCATTCCAGGCCTCGCTGGTCAACCTGCCGCTGCTGATCCTGGCCGCCTTGGTCACGGTCTACATCGTACTGGGAATCCTCTACGAAAGCTTCATCCACCCGGTAACGATCCTCTCCACCCTCCCCTCGGCCGGCGTGGGGGCGGTGCTGTCGCTGATGGCCTTCCGCAACGACCTGAACGTGATCGCCGTGATCGGCATCATACTCTTGATCGGTATCGTCAAGAAGAACGGCATCATGATGGTGGACTTCGCCCTGGAGGCGGAACGCAGCGGGGGAAAGAGCCCCCGGGAGGCGATCTACCAGGCCTGCCTGCTGCGTTTCCGGCCGATCATGATGACCACCATGGCGGCCCTCTTGGGCGCCCTCCCCCTGGCCATGGGGAGCGGCGTCGGCTCGGAGTTGCGCCGTCCCCTGGGCATCGCCATCGTGGGCGGACTGATCTTGAGCCAGATCCTGACCCTCTACACCACGCCGGTGATCTACCTGGCCTTCGACCGGCTGGCGCGGAGAAGGGGGAAGCGTAACACCACCGAAACCCCATGAACCTCTCCGCCCCCTTCATACACCGCCCGGTGGCCACGACGCTCCTGACCCTGGGGCTGTTCCTGGCCGGCATGATCGCCTTTCGCCTGCTGCCGATTTCACCGCTGCCCCAGGTGGACTTCCCCACCATCTCCATATCGGCCAGCCTGCCGGGAGCGGACCCGGAGACCATGTCCACCTCGGTAGCTGCCCCTCTGGAGCGCCAGTTCGGCCGCATCGCCGGCGTGACCGAGATGACCTCCACCAGCAACCGCGGCTCCACCAGCATCACCCTGCAGTTCGACCTGGACCGCGACATCGACGGTGCTGCCCGTGATGTCCAGGCCGCCATTAACGCGGCGCGCGGCTTCCTGCCGACCAACCTGCCCAAAAACCCGACCTACCGCAAGGTGAACCCGTCCGATGCGCCGATCATGATCCTGGCACTCACCTCCACCACGATCAGCAAACCCAGGATGTACGATCTGGCCTCCACGGTCCTGCAGCAGAAGATCTCCCAGGTGAGGGGAGTGGGACAGGTTACAGTGGGGGGCAGTTCACTCCCCGCCGTGCGCGTGGAGCTGAACCCCCTGGCACTGAGCAGGTACGGCGTAAGCCTGGAATCGGTGCGCACGACGCTCTCCGCCAACAACGTCAACCGCCCCACCGGCCAGCTCTCCGACGGCGAGCGCAGCTGGCAGATTCAGACCAACAACCAGCTGCACCGGGCCGAAGAGTACCTCCCCCTGATCATCTCCCACAACGCAGGCAGCAGCCTGCGCCTCGCCGACGTTGCGCGTGTGGAGGACTCGGTGGAGGATCTGCGCTCCACCGGACTGGCCAACGGCCAGCCAGCGGTGCTTCTGATCATCAACCGCCAGCCCGGCGCCAACATCATCGAGACCGTTGACCGGGTGCGTGACCTGCTGCCGCAGCTGGAGGCGGCCCTGCCCGGCGGCATCAGGATGTCGGTGACCATGGACCGCACCCCCTCCATCCGCGGCTCCCTGGCCGAGGTGGAGCAGAGCCTGGTCATCTCCGGCCTGCTGGTTATCCTGGTGGTGTTCGCCTTTCTGCGCACCCTGCGGGCGACCCTGATCCCGGCCGTGGCGGTGCTGGTCTCCATCGTCGCCACCTTCGCCGTCATGTACCTGTGCGACTACTCCCTGGACAACCTGTCGCTGATGGCGTTGACCATCGCCACCGGTTTCGTGGTGGATGACGCCATCGTGGTGCTGGAGAACATCACCCGCTACCGCGAGATGGGGCGTTCCCCCCTGGAGGCGGCCCTGGCCGGATCCAAAGAGATCGCCTTCACCGTGCTCTCCATGAGCATCTCCCTGGTGGCGGTATTCATCCCGATCCTGCTCATGGGGGGCATGGTGGGGCGTCTGTTCCGCCAGTTCGCCGTGACCCTCTCCACAGCGATCCTGGTTTCCCTGGCGGTCTCCCTGACCCTGACCCCCATGATGTGCGCCCGGCTGCTGAAGCCCGACAACCCCACGGGGCACGGTCGGCTTTTCCGGGCCGGCGAACGCCTGTTCGACCTGCTGCTGGAGGGCTACCGGCGAAGCCTGGCCTGGGCCCTGGCCCACTCCCGCCTGATGCTGGGGCTGGTGGTGGTGACGGTGGCGGTCAATGTCTACCTGTTCCGCGTCATCCCCAAGGGGTTCTTCCCCGAACAGGACACCGGCCGCATCTCCGGCAACATCCAGGCCAGCCAGGACATATCCTTCCAGGCCATGAGCGCCAAGCTGGCGCAGGTGGTGGAAATCATCGGCAGGGACCGGGACGTGGAGTACGTCACCGGCTTTACCGGCGGCGGATCAACCACCAACAGCGGACGCATGTTCATCGCCCTGAAACCGTTCGAGCAGCGCAGCACCAGCGCCCAGCAGGTGATCGGCCGCCTGCGGCAGAAACTGGCCGGAGTGGCGGGAGCGCCCACCTTCCTGCAGCCGGTGCAGGATCTGCGCGTGGGCGGCAGGGGGAGCAGCGCCCTGTACCAGTACACCCTGAGCAGCGAGGATCTGTCGCTGCTCACCAGCTGGGCGCCGGCCATGCTGGCCAGGATGCGCACCCTTCCGGGACTGGCCGACGTGAACAGCGACCAGCAGAACAGGGGCCGGGAGGTGGAACTGACCATCGACCGGCCGACCGCCGCGCGCCTGGGCATCACGCCCAAGGTGATCAACAATACCCTCTACGACGCCTTCGGCCAACGCCAGGTAGCGGTCAGCTACACCCTGCTGAACCAGTACCACGTGGTCATGGAGGTCGCGCCCCGCTTCTGGCAGCACCCCGACACCCTGCGCGACATCCGGGTCACCTCCTCCGACGGCGCCCAGGTGCCGCTCTCCGCCTTCACCCGTTTCCAGACCAGGCCCACCACCCTGGCCGTGAACCACCAGGGGCAGTTCCCCTCCGTGACCCTCTCCTTCAACCTGCTGCCGGGATATTCCCTGGGCGACGCCGTGGAGGCCATCGACAAAGCCAAACGCGACATGGGCTTTCCCGCCGCCATCCGGGGGAGCTTTCAGGGCACGGCCCAGGCCTTCCGGTCATCCATGGCCAGCCAGCCGCTGCTGATCCTGGCAGCCCTGGTAACGGTCTACATTGTGCTGGGCATGCTTTACGAGAGCTACATCCACCCGATCACCATCCTCTCCACCCTCCCCTCGGCAGGCGTGGGGGCGGTTCTGGCGCTCTTGCTCTGCAAGACCGACATGAGCCTGATCGCCATGATCGGGGTAATCCTCTTGATCGGCATCGTCAAGAAGAACGGCATCATGATGGTGGATTTCGCCCTGCAGGCCGAGCGGGGCGAAGGCAAGAGCCCGGAAGAAGCCATCTTCGCCGCCTGCCTGCTCCGCTTCCGTCCCATCATGATGACCACCATGGCAGCCCTCTTGGGCGCCCTCCCCCTGGCCCTGGGCCATGGTGTCGGTTCGGAACTGCGCCGCCCGCTGGGGATCGCCATCGTGGGGGGGCTGATTTTCAGCCAGATGATGACCCTCTACACCACGCCGGTGGTCTACCTGTACATGGACCGTTTCAGGATCTGGCTTGACCGGAAGAGGAAGCGGCGGTTTTCCACTGACGCAACTGCACAGGATGTCAACCTATGAAAAACATGAAACCGATACTGCCCGTTGCCATGGCTACGCTGCTCTTGGCCTGCAGCGTGGGACCTGACTATGTCAGGCCGACCGCGGTCGTGCCGGCCGCATTCGGGGAGAGCGCCCCCTGGAGGGTTGCCCAGCCCCGCGACAACGCCCAGCGTGGTCCCTGGTGGCATATCTACGAAGACCCTCGCCTGAACGGGCTGATGGAACAGGTTACGCTTTCCAACCAGTCGCTCAAGGCCGCCGAGGCGCAGTTCCGCCAGGCGAGAGCCCTTGTCCAGGCCGCCCGCTCCGGTTATCATCCCCAGCTGCACGGGGGAGCGTCGCTGGATCGTTCCCGGAGCTATTCCAAAAACAGTGGGTCAACCTCCACGACCTACCTGCTCTCAGCCGATGCCTCCTGGGAACTGGACCTGTGGGGACGGGTGCGCCGCGACGTCGAGGCCAGCCGGGCCGAGGCCCAGGCCAGCGCGGCCGACCTGGAATCGCTGCGTTTGAGTATCCAGGCGGAACTGGTGGGAGACTACTTCCAGCTGCGAACCATCGACGCCCAGAAACGGCTCCTGGACGAGACCGTCTCCTCCTACGAGCAGTACCTGGAGCTGACCAGAAACCGCCATGCGGCCGGCGTGGCCTCCCCGGCCGACGTGCTCCAGGCCGAGACCCAGCTGAGGAACAGCCAGGCCCAGGCAATCGACCTGGGAGTGGAGCGCGCCCAACGGGAGCACGCCATTGCGCTTCTGATCGGCAGGGCCCCGGCCGAGTTCACCCTGACGCCCATTCCCCTGGACAGCATCCCTCCCCCTTCACCTCCCGGCCTGCCGTCCCGGCTCCTGGAACGCAGGCCGGACATAGCGGCGGCCGAGCGGCGGGTTGCTGCGGCCAATGCCCGCATCGGCGTCGCCACGGCAGCCTACTTCCCCGCCATTACCTTGAGCTCTTCCGCCGGCTTCGCCTCATCGAGCCTTTCCAACTGGCTGAGTTGGCCCGGCCATGTCTGGGCCCTGGGGAGCGCCATCGCCCAGACCGTCTATGACGGCGGCCTGCGAGGGGCGCAGGTGGACGAGGCCCGGGCAACCCATGAAGCCACGGTGGCCAACTACCGCCAGACGGTCCTGACCGCCTTCCAAGAGGTAGAAGACAACCTGGCCGCGCTGCGTATCCTGGAGCAGGAGGCGGCAGTGCAGGATCAGGCGCTGCGGGCGGCACGCCAGTCGCTGGTAATCACCACCAACCAGTACCGTGCCGGGATCGTCGGCTATCTCAACGTCATCGTCGCCCAGACAACCGCCCTTGAACTGGAGCGGGACAGCATCGACCTCATGGGACGGCGCATGGCGGCCAGCGTGAATCTGGTCAAGGGGATCGGGGGTGGCTGGGATGCCGCTGACCTGGCGGCGATTGACGGGAACGGACAGCAATAGTACTACTGGAGAGATGAAACCATTCTGCTTCTCATCCAGCGATCTGAAGTTTCTGCTGCGCGCCCTGCATTCCCGCAACTACCGGCTCTTCTTCATTGGACAGGGTACTTCGCTGATCGGCACCTGGATGCAGCAGGTGGCGGTCAGCTGGCTGGTCTACCGGCTGACCGGTTCGGCGCTCCTCCTGGGGGTGACCGGATTCGCCAGCCAGTTTCCCACCTTCCTGATGGCCCCCGTGGCCGGAGTGATGGTGGATCGTTGGAACAAACAGCGCCTGTTCCTGGCAACCCAGCTCTGCGCCATGCTCCAGTCGGTCATGCTGGCCGGCTTCGTGCTGACCGGAACCATCCAGGTCTGGCAGATCATCCTCTTCAGCACCTTCCTCGGCGTGGTCAACGCTTTCGACATCCCGGTGCGCCAGGCATTGGTGATCGATCTGGTGGAACGCAAGGAAGAGCTGAGCAACGCCATCGCTCTCAACTCATCCATGTTCAATGCCGCCCGCCTGATCGGTCCCTCCATCGCGGGCGTGCTGGTTGCCTCCCTTGGTGAGGGGGTCTGCTTTGCCATCAACGCGGCCAGCTACCTGGCCGTGATCCTGGCCATTACGGCCCTGAGGCTCACACCGCCGGCAAAAGCAAGAGCTCGGAAGCATATCCTCCATGAACTGCGGGAAGGCTTCGGCTACGCCTACTCCTTCACCCCCATCAGGAGCCTCCTCATCCTGCTGGCGCTGACTTGCCTGATGGGCATGCCCTATGTGGTCCTGCTCCCCATCTTCGCCCGTGAGATACTCCACGGCGGCGCCCACACCTTCGGTTTCCTCGTGGCTGCCGTCGGCATCGGGGCCCTGGCCTGCACCCTCTACCTTGCCTCCCGCCGCAGCGTCCTGGGGCTGGACAGGATCATCGCCGTCTCCGCCGGACTGTTCGGCGTAGCGGTGGCCTGTTTCGCCCTCTCCGGCACCTTCTTCCTGTCTCTGGCCTTCCTCTGTCTGGCCGGATTCGCGTCCATGGCCCAGATAGCCTCCAGCAATACGATCCTGCAGACCGTCGTGGATAACGACAAGCGGGGGCGGGTGATGAGTTTCTACACCATGGCCTTCATGGGATCGACTCCCCTGGGAGGGTTGGTGGCCGGAATCATAGCCACGAGGATCGGAGCGCGGCCGACCCTGATCATGGGGGGGCTGGCCTGCCTGGCCGGGGGAATCGTCTTCGCCAGGCATCTGCCGGAATTCCGCAGGATGGTGCGACCGATCTACGAGCGGCTGGGGGTCATCCCTGATGCAGCGTCGTCAGCGGGAGCGGAACAGGCCCCTGATTCTAATTCCAACTCAAAGCGCTCTCTTCGCTAGCTCGTCGAAGGCTC
Protein-coding regions in this window:
- a CDS encoding MdtB/MuxB family multidrug efflux RND transporter permease subunit translates to MNISAPFILRPVATTLLMLAILLAGAMAYTQLPVSALPQVDYPTIQVRTFYPGASPDVMATSVTAPLERQFGQMPGLTQMSSTSSGGSSVITLQFSLELSLDVAEQEVQAAINASYNYLPTDLPTPPVYSKVNPADAPILTLALTSPSLSLSKVEDLADTRLAQKISQLPGVGLVSISGGQRPAVRIHANPTALAAYDLTLEDLRTALTAASVNQAKGGFDGPAQAFIIGANDQLFTSDQYRNLIIAYKNNSPLRLCDVAEVSDDVEDTNQAAWMNGEPAVIVNIQRQPGANVIEAVDRIKKLLPQLRGALPAAVKVSVLTDRTSTIRASVRDVQHEMLLAVALVVMVIFLFLRNLPATAIPGVAVPLSLVGSFGVMYLLGFSLNNLSLMALTISTGFVVDDAIVMIENISRYVEEGETPLQAALKGSKQIGFTILSLTLSLIAVLIPLLFMGDVVGRLFREFAVTLGVTILISALVSLTLTPMMCSRMLKHVPEEKQGRFYHASGALLERIIRRYGTSLNWVLEHQSATLAVAVGTLLLTVLLYLLVPKGFFPTQDTGAIQGISEASQSVSFSAMARRQQELARVILNDPAVESLSSFIGVDGVNSSLNSGRILINLKPLGERDASASQVIARLRPELARVAGITLFMQPVQDLSVDARVSRTQYQYTLENPNSQELSAWAPRIMERLGSLTELRDLGSDQQERGLRVSLDIDRPTAARFGITPQQIDDTLYNAFGQRQISTIFTELNQYRVILAVKPEFSSGPDQLRSLYLRGTGGARVPLSAISRVSETTGALVINRLGQFPAVTASFNLAPGRSLGQAVTAIENATRGMGMPASIRGSFQGTAQAFQASLVNLPLLILAALVTVYIVLGILYESFIHPVTILSTLPSAGVGAVLSLMAFRNDLNVIAVIGIILLIGIVKKNGIMMVDFALEAERSGGKSPREAIYQACLLRFRPIMMTTMAALLGALPLAMGSGVGSELRRPLGIAIVGGLILSQILTLYTTPVIYLAFDRLARRRGKRNTTETP
- a CDS encoding multidrug efflux RND transporter permease subunit; amino-acid sequence: MNLSAPFIHRPVATTLLTLGLFLAGMIAFRLLPISPLPQVDFPTISISASLPGADPETMSTSVAAPLERQFGRIAGVTEMTSTSNRGSTSITLQFDLDRDIDGAARDVQAAINAARGFLPTNLPKNPTYRKVNPSDAPIMILALTSTTISKPRMYDLASTVLQQKISQVRGVGQVTVGGSSLPAVRVELNPLALSRYGVSLESVRTTLSANNVNRPTGQLSDGERSWQIQTNNQLHRAEEYLPLIISHNAGSSLRLADVARVEDSVEDLRSTGLANGQPAVLLIINRQPGANIIETVDRVRDLLPQLEAALPGGIRMSVTMDRTPSIRGSLAEVEQSLVISGLLVILVVFAFLRTLRATLIPAVAVLVSIVATFAVMYLCDYSLDNLSLMALTIATGFVVDDAIVVLENITRYREMGRSPLEAALAGSKEIAFTVLSMSISLVAVFIPILLMGGMVGRLFRQFAVTLSTAILVSLAVSLTLTPMMCARLLKPDNPTGHGRLFRAGERLFDLLLEGYRRSLAWALAHSRLMLGLVVVTVAVNVYLFRVIPKGFFPEQDTGRISGNIQASQDISFQAMSAKLAQVVEIIGRDRDVEYVTGFTGGGSTTNSGRMFIALKPFEQRSTSAQQVIGRLRQKLAGVAGAPTFLQPVQDLRVGGRGSSALYQYTLSSEDLSLLTSWAPAMLARMRTLPGLADVNSDQQNRGREVELTIDRPTAARLGITPKVINNTLYDAFGQRQVAVSYTLLNQYHVVMEVAPRFWQHPDTLRDIRVTSSDGAQVPLSAFTRFQTRPTTLAVNHQGQFPSVTLSFNLLPGYSLGDAVEAIDKAKRDMGFPAAIRGSFQGTAQAFRSSMASQPLLILAALVTVYIVLGMLYESYIHPITILSTLPSAGVGAVLALLLCKTDMSLIAMIGVILLIGIVKKNGIMMVDFALQAERGEGKSPEEAIFAACLLRFRPIMMTTMAALLGALPLALGHGVGSELRRPLGIAIVGGLIFSQMMTLYTTPVVYLYMDRFRIWLDRKRKRRFSTDATAQDVNL
- a CDS encoding efflux transporter outer membrane subunit, with translation MKNMKPILPVAMATLLLACSVGPDYVRPTAVVPAAFGESAPWRVAQPRDNAQRGPWWHIYEDPRLNGLMEQVTLSNQSLKAAEAQFRQARALVQAARSGYHPQLHGGASLDRSRSYSKNSGSTSTTYLLSADASWELDLWGRVRRDVEASRAEAQASAADLESLRLSIQAELVGDYFQLRTIDAQKRLLDETVSSYEQYLELTRNRHAAGVASPADVLQAETQLRNSQAQAIDLGVERAQREHAIALLIGRAPAEFTLTPIPLDSIPPPSPPGLPSRLLERRPDIAAAERRVAAANARIGVATAAYFPAITLSSSAGFASSSLSNWLSWPGHVWALGSAIAQTVYDGGLRGAQVDEARATHEATVANYRQTVLTAFQEVEDNLAALRILEQEAAVQDQALRAARQSLVITTNQYRAGIVGYLNVIVAQTTALELERDSIDLMGRRMAASVNLVKGIGGGWDAADLAAIDGNGQQ
- a CDS encoding MFS transporter, producing MKPFCFSSSDLKFLLRALHSRNYRLFFIGQGTSLIGTWMQQVAVSWLVYRLTGSALLLGVTGFASQFPTFLMAPVAGVMVDRWNKQRLFLATQLCAMLQSVMLAGFVLTGTIQVWQIILFSTFLGVVNAFDIPVRQALVIDLVERKEELSNAIALNSSMFNAARLIGPSIAGVLVASLGEGVCFAINAASYLAVILAITALRLTPPAKARARKHILHELREGFGYAYSFTPIRSLLILLALTCLMGMPYVVLLPIFAREILHGGAHTFGFLVAAVGIGALACTLYLASRRSVLGLDRIIAVSAGLFGVAVACFALSGTFFLSLAFLCLAGFASMAQIASSNTILQTVVDNDKRGRVMSFYTMAFMGSTPLGGLVAGIIATRIGARPTLIMGGLACLAGGIVFARHLPEFRRMVRPIYERLGVIPDAASSAGAEQAPDSNSNSKRSLR